The DNA region TCAGAACTATGCCCCGATCGACGATGTCCGCGGCCAGTTCCGGCGGAGTCTGTTCCAGGGCGATGCGCACGGCCTGAACGATGGAATCCACGGGCTCGGAGATGGCCTTGCGCACTTCCTCCGAAGTGATGGTGATATTCTGCGGAATGCCGGAAACCAAATCCCGACCCTTGACGTCCATCACCAATTCCGGATCCAGGGGATAGGCGGAACCAATCGTCACCTTGATATCCTCGGCCGAGCTCTCACCGATGAGCATGTTGTACTTGCGCTTGACGTGCTGCAAAATCGCTTCGTCCATTTTATCGCCGCCAATGCGCACGGACTTGGCGTAGACAATGCCGGCCAGGGAAATGACCGCGACCTCGGTTGTCCCCCCCCCGATGTCCACGACCATGTTCGAAGTCGGCTCGGTGATGGGCAGATCCGCGCCAATGGCCGCGGCCATTGGCTCCTCGATCAAAAATACTTCGCGCGCGCCGGCACTCTGGGCCGATTCGCGCACGGCCCGCTTCTCGACCTGGGTAATTCCCGTGGGCACGCAGATCACGATACGCGGCCGGACAAGACGCCGGCTGTTATGGACCTTGGAAATGAAATGGCGCAACATGGCCTCGGTCACCTCGAAATCAGCGATGACCCCGTCTTTCATCGGCCGGATGGCCACGATATTGCCAGGAGTCCTGCCGAGCATGCGCTTGGCT from Deltaproteobacteria bacterium includes:
- a CDS encoding rod shape-determining protein, with translation MSRILDKILGFFSNDLAIDLGTANTCVYVRGRGIVLREPSVVAVKRDNRGANKVLAVGSEAKRMLGRTPGNIVAIRPMKDGVIADFEVTEAMLRHFISKVHNSRRLVRPRIVICVPTGITQVEKRAVRESAQSAGAREVFLIEEPMAAAIGADLPITEPTSNMVVDIGGGTTEVAVISLAGIVYAKSVRIGGDKMDEAILQHVKRKYNMLIGESSAEDIKVTIGSAYPLDPELVMDVKGRDLVSGIPQNITITSEEVRKAISEPVDSIVQAVRIALEQTPPELAADIVDRGIVLTGGGGLLKGLDSLLREETSLPITVVEDPLSTVALGSGKVLDNLDVLREVTIE